A window of the Streptomyces sp. NBC_00250 genome harbors these coding sequences:
- a CDS encoding SDR family NAD(P)-dependent oxidoreductase, translating to MTAPGTPIAVITGASSGIGAATARQLAAAGYRVVLTARRKDRIEELAAEINEAGHQATAYALDVTDRTAVDEFATAFGTLAVLVNNAGGALGADSVATGDPADWRQMYEVNVIGTLNMTQALLPALTASGDGTVVVLSSTAGHSTYEGGAGYVAAKNGARVIAETLRLEIVGTPVRVIEIAPGMVKTDEFATTRFRGDTDKAAKVYAGVADPLTADDVADTITWACTRPPHVNIDLLVVRPRAQASNTKVHREL from the coding sequence ATGACTGCCCCCGGTACCCCCATCGCCGTCATCACCGGAGCGAGCAGCGGAATCGGCGCCGCCACGGCCAGGCAGCTGGCCGCCGCCGGCTACCGCGTGGTCCTCACCGCCCGGCGCAAGGACCGCATCGAGGAACTGGCCGCCGAGATCAACGAGGCCGGCCACCAGGCCACCGCCTACGCCCTCGACGTCACCGACCGCACGGCCGTCGACGAGTTCGCCACCGCCTTCGGCACCCTCGCCGTCCTGGTCAACAACGCGGGCGGCGCCCTCGGCGCCGACTCCGTCGCCACCGGCGACCCCGCCGACTGGCGCCAGATGTACGAGGTCAACGTCATCGGCACGCTGAACATGACCCAGGCCCTGCTCCCGGCCCTGACCGCGAGCGGCGACGGCACGGTCGTCGTCCTCTCCTCGACCGCCGGCCACTCCACCTACGAGGGCGGCGCCGGCTACGTGGCCGCCAAGAACGGCGCCCGCGTCATCGCCGAGACCCTCCGCCTGGAGATCGTCGGCACCCCGGTCCGCGTCATCGAGATCGCCCCCGGCATGGTCAAGACCGACGAGTTCGCCACCACCCGCTTCCGCGGCGACACCGACAAGGCCGCCAAGGTCTACGCGGGCGTGGCCGACCCCCTGACGGCGGACGACGTGGCCGACACCATCACCTGGGCCTGCACCCGCCCCCCGCACGTCAACATCGACCTCCTGGTCGTCCGCCCCCGAGCCCAGGCCTCCAACACCAAGGTCCACCGCGAGCTCTGA
- a CDS encoding YnfA family protein produces the protein MLTARSIALFILAALFEIGGAWLVWQGVREHRGWIWIGGGVLALGIYGFVATLQPDAEFGRVLAAYGGVFVAGSIAWGMAADGYRPDRWDVIGALVCLAGMAVIMYAPRGR, from the coding sequence ATGCTCACCGCCCGCTCCATCGCCCTCTTCATCCTCGCGGCGCTCTTCGAGATCGGCGGCGCCTGGCTCGTCTGGCAAGGCGTCCGGGAGCACCGCGGCTGGATCTGGATCGGCGGCGGCGTCCTGGCCCTCGGCATCTACGGCTTCGTCGCCACCCTCCAGCCCGACGCCGAGTTCGGCCGCGTCCTCGCCGCCTACGGCGGAGTGTTCGTCGCCGGATCCATCGCCTGGGGAATGGCGGCCGACGGCTACCGGCCCGACCGCTGGGACGTCATCGGCGCCCTCGTCTGCCTCGCGGGCATGGCCGTGATCATGTACGCCCCGCGAGGCCGCTGA
- a CDS encoding FAD-dependent monooxygenase — MSTTKTTEAAETTGTTDTQVLVIGAGPTGLLLAGDLAAAGIAVTLVERRPPGLANMTRAFGVHARTLEQLDARDLADELLTTGTTLGSARLFGRLDLDLTRLPSRFNHLLVTPQYEVERLLERRAVTAGVTFRYGTELRGLRQDADTVTAEFTDADGAPLTLTARHLVGTDGVRSTVRTALGLPFPGGSVIRSLVLADVRLAEEPADSFSVSGSGDTFAFLAPFGDGWYRVMGWSRTRQVADTEPVDLDEVREITRRALGTDLGMHDARWISRFHSDERQTPAYRVGRVFLAGDAAHVHSPAGGQGMNTGLQDAANLSWKLTAVLRGDAPAPEALLDSYQSERHPVGATVLRTSGALVRLAMAHTPLTRTARSLAARFLGAVRPASARAMSMISGIGIAYAPPTGSRRPAGRRAPDLRLREGRLYELLRAGEFVLIAPEGKPPTLPETAPVSPEHLVRATWTDPTRRTAVLVRPDGYVHWTSR; from the coding sequence ATGAGCACCACGAAGACCACGGAAGCAGCGGAGACGACAGGGACGACGGACACACAGGTCCTCGTCATCGGCGCGGGCCCCACCGGCCTGCTCCTCGCAGGCGACCTCGCCGCCGCCGGCATCGCCGTCACCCTCGTCGAGCGCCGCCCTCCCGGCCTCGCCAACATGACCCGCGCCTTCGGCGTCCACGCCCGCACCCTGGAGCAGCTCGACGCCCGCGACCTCGCGGACGAGCTCCTCACCACGGGCACGACCCTCGGCAGCGCCCGGCTCTTCGGCCGGCTCGACCTCGACCTCACCCGGCTGCCCAGCCGCTTCAACCACCTGCTCGTCACCCCGCAGTACGAGGTGGAGCGCCTCCTGGAGCGTCGGGCGGTCACCGCGGGGGTCACCTTCCGGTACGGGACGGAGCTGCGCGGACTGCGCCAGGACGCCGACACGGTCACGGCGGAATTCACCGACGCCGACGGAGCCCCGCTCACCCTCACCGCCCGCCACCTCGTCGGCACGGACGGCGTCCGCAGCACGGTCCGCACCGCCCTGGGCCTGCCCTTCCCCGGCGGCTCCGTGATCCGCTCCCTCGTCCTCGCGGACGTCCGCCTCGCGGAGGAGCCCGCCGACTCGTTCAGCGTCAGCGGCTCCGGCGACACCTTCGCCTTCCTCGCTCCCTTCGGCGACGGCTGGTACCGGGTGATGGGCTGGAGCCGCACCCGTCAGGTCGCCGACACCGAGCCCGTCGACCTCGACGAGGTCCGCGAGATCACCCGCCGCGCCCTCGGCACCGACCTCGGCATGCACGACGCCCGCTGGATCTCCCGCTTCCACAGCGACGAGCGCCAGACCCCGGCCTACCGGGTGGGCCGGGTCTTCCTCGCCGGCGACGCCGCCCACGTCCACTCCCCCGCCGGCGGCCAGGGCATGAACACCGGCCTCCAGGACGCCGCCAACCTCTCCTGGAAGCTCACCGCCGTCCTGCGCGGCGACGCGCCCGCCCCCGAGGCCCTCCTCGACAGCTACCAGTCCGAGCGGCACCCCGTCGGCGCCACCGTGCTGCGCACCAGCGGCGCGCTGGTACGCCTCGCGATGGCCCACACCCCGCTGACCCGCACCGCCCGCTCCCTCGCCGCCCGCTTCCTGGGCGCGGTGCGACCCGCCTCCGCCCGCGCGATGAGCATGATCAGCGGAATCGGCATCGCGTACGCGCCCCCGACGGGCTCCAGGCGCCCCGCGGGCCGCCGCGCACCGGACCTGAGACTGCGCGAAGGCCGCCTGTACGAACTGCTGCGCGCGGGCGAGTTCGTGCTGATCGCCCCGGAGGGCAAGCCCCCGACCCTCCCCGAGACCGCCCCGGTCTCACCCGAGCACCTCGTACGAGCCACCTGGACGGACCCGACACGCAGGACCGCGGTGCTGGTCCGCCCCGACGGCTACGTCCACTGGACGAGCCGCTGA
- a CDS encoding TetR/AcrR family transcriptional regulator: MTTARRSDATRAAILEAARERFASDGYDRATIRAIARDAGIDPSMVMRYYGNKEGLFAAASAIELDLPELGGLPARHIGAVLVSHFLERWERDDVLTGLLRVGVTNEAGAERMQAIFAEQLGPVTRGVCPDPAEAPRRAGLVASQILGMALTRYVLRLPPVVEMSPEEIVAWLGPTVQRYLTAEAP, encoded by the coding sequence ATGACGACCGCCCGCCGTTCCGACGCCACCAGAGCCGCCATCCTGGAGGCCGCCCGCGAGCGCTTCGCCTCCGACGGATACGACCGCGCCACCATCCGGGCCATCGCCCGGGACGCCGGGATCGACCCGTCGATGGTCATGCGCTACTACGGCAACAAGGAGGGCCTGTTCGCCGCCGCCTCGGCGATCGAGCTGGACCTGCCCGAGTTGGGCGGCCTGCCCGCGCGGCACATCGGGGCCGTCCTGGTCAGCCACTTCCTGGAGCGCTGGGAGCGGGACGACGTCCTCACCGGGCTCCTGCGGGTGGGGGTCACCAACGAGGCCGGGGCCGAACGGATGCAGGCGATCTTCGCCGAGCAGCTCGGGCCCGTGACCCGGGGCGTCTGCCCCGACCCCGCCGAGGCCCCGCGGCGGGCGGGGCTCGTCGCGTCCCAGATCCTCGGCATGGCGCTCACCCGCTATGTGCTGAGGCTGCCGCCGGTCGTCGAGATGTCCCCCGAGGAGATCGTGGCCTGGCTCGGCCCGACCGTGCAGCGCTATCTGACCGCCGAGGCGCCCTGA
- a CDS encoding MarR family winged helix-turn-helix transcriptional regulator, whose product MTQKSSARREALMTELQGEARRYMAAYALFNQAVADHLGLHPTDVQCLNLLSLEEAPVTTGRVAELTGLTTGSATRLVDRLERSGYVTRERDTEDRRRVLVALVPERIAELGALWRKLNSTWGTMFDVYSDAEVALLIAHMRRTAEVSAAQIERLRGGDLD is encoded by the coding sequence ATGACGCAGAAGAGTTCCGCTCGGCGCGAGGCCCTGATGACCGAGCTGCAGGGGGAGGCCCGCCGCTACATGGCGGCATACGCCTTGTTCAACCAGGCCGTCGCCGATCATCTGGGGCTCCACCCGACCGATGTGCAGTGTCTGAACCTGCTCAGCCTGGAAGAGGCGCCGGTGACCACCGGACGGGTCGCCGAGCTGACCGGGCTCACCACCGGCTCCGCGACCCGCCTCGTCGACCGTCTGGAGCGGTCCGGGTACGTGACGCGCGAACGGGACACCGAGGACCGGCGCCGGGTTCTCGTGGCTCTCGTGCCCGAGCGGATCGCGGAACTCGGCGCCCTGTGGCGCAAGCTCAACAGCACCTGGGGCACGATGTTCGACGTCTACAGCGACGCCGAGGTCGCCCTGCTCATCGCCCATATGCGGCGCACCGCCGAGGTCAGCGCCGCGCAGATCGAACGGCTGCGCGGCGGCGACCTGGACTGA
- a CDS encoding Mut7-C RNAse domain-containing protein yields MNGPEIHISFAPGLGLFVSADRRSGLTPVTTDGASSLGHVVESLGVPLTEAGRLLVDGRPVDASHVPAAGETVEVEGVTRPQPVPPGAPLRFLLDVHLGTLARRLRLLGVDAAYESEDIGDPALATLSARERRVMLSRDRGLLRRRELWAGAYIYSDRPDDQLRDVLERFAPPLAPWTRCTACNGELSDADKDAVRERLERGTEKSYDVFAECVECGRVYWRGAHHARLEAIVSDAVREFGGATAG; encoded by the coding sequence GTGAACGGACCGGAGATCCACATCAGCTTCGCCCCCGGCCTGGGGCTCTTCGTCTCGGCGGACCGCCGCTCGGGCCTGACACCCGTGACCACCGACGGGGCCTCCTCGCTCGGCCACGTCGTGGAGTCGCTCGGCGTGCCCCTCACCGAGGCCGGCCGGCTTCTGGTCGACGGGCGGCCCGTCGACGCCTCGCACGTCCCCGCGGCGGGCGAGACCGTCGAGGTGGAGGGCGTCACCCGCCCGCAGCCGGTACCGCCGGGCGCGCCCCTCCGGTTCCTGCTCGACGTGCACCTCGGCACGCTGGCCCGGCGGCTTCGGCTGCTCGGGGTGGACGCGGCATACGAGAGCGAGGACATCGGCGACCCCGCCCTGGCCACCCTCTCCGCGCGCGAACGGCGCGTCATGCTCTCGCGGGACCGCGGGCTGCTGCGCCGCCGTGAACTGTGGGCGGGGGCCTACATCTACAGCGACCGCCCGGACGACCAGCTCCGGGACGTCCTTGAGCGCTTCGCGCCGCCACTCGCGCCCTGGACGCGGTGCACGGCGTGCAACGGGGAACTGAGCGACGCCGACAAGGACGCGGTGCGCGAGCGCCTGGAGCGGGGCACGGAGAAGTCGTACGACGTGTTCGCCGAGTGTGTGGAGTGCGGCCGGGTCTACTGGCGCGGCGCCCACCACGCCCGCCTGGAGGCGATCGTCTCCGACGCGGTACGGGAGTTCGGCGGCGCGACGGCCGGCTGA
- a CDS encoding NmrA family NAD(P)-binding protein: MTVLVTGSRGRVASTLLGLLDAAGIKAKAASKNPTDLSPPPGVDTVRCDLTDPATFDTALTGVDSVFLYAEATHAEAFADRARAAGVEHVVLLSSSSVLAPDAAENPIAASHLAAERALSAAADAGAFEATHLQPGAFATNTLQWARALRDGRGPALPHPHSYGDPIHERDVAEAAFAVLTEPRLRGSSYLLTGPESLTFVEQLAILAEVTGRPAPHTVVTPEEWKRSVAGFMPETFAEALLSYWATNDGRPTPLTTTVEELTGHPARTFATWIADHEEAFRP; the protein is encoded by the coding sequence ATGACCGTTCTCGTCACCGGTAGCCGCGGCCGCGTCGCCTCCACCCTGCTCGGACTCCTCGACGCCGCCGGGATCAAGGCGAAAGCCGCCTCCAAGAACCCCACGGACCTCTCCCCACCCCCCGGCGTCGACACAGTGCGCTGCGATCTCACCGATCCGGCCACCTTCGACACCGCCCTGACCGGCGTCGACTCCGTCTTCCTCTACGCCGAGGCGACCCACGCCGAGGCCTTCGCCGACCGCGCCCGCGCCGCGGGCGTGGAGCACGTCGTCCTTCTCTCCTCCAGCTCCGTCCTCGCGCCGGACGCCGCCGAGAACCCGATCGCCGCCTCCCACCTCGCCGCCGAGCGCGCCCTCTCCGCAGCCGCGGACGCAGGAGCCTTCGAGGCCACCCACCTCCAGCCGGGCGCCTTCGCCACCAACACCCTGCAGTGGGCCCGCGCACTCCGGGACGGGCGTGGCCCCGCCCTGCCCCACCCGCACTCGTACGGCGATCCGATCCATGAGCGCGATGTCGCCGAGGCGGCCTTCGCGGTGCTCACCGAGCCCCGACTGCGCGGTTCCTCGTATCTGCTGACGGGCCCCGAGTCGCTGACCTTCGTCGAGCAGCTGGCGATACTCGCCGAGGTGACGGGACGACCCGCACCCCACACCGTCGTGACCCCCGAGGAGTGGAAGCGGTCGGTCGCCGGCTTCATGCCGGAGACGTTCGCCGAAGCCCTCCTCTCCTACTGGGCCACGAACGACGGCCGACCGACACCACTGACCACCACGGTCGAGGAACTGACCGGCCACCCGGCCCGCACCTTCGCCACCTGGATCGCCGACCACGAGGAAGCCTTCCGCCCCTGA
- a CDS encoding GNAT family N-acetyltransferase, producing MKIIDLEPGDPRLENDLLPVLAELRPHLTPELFREVYEAGHPQGLRFSAAYSDEGRCVGAAGWRIVINTSSLRKLYVDDLVTAAATRSTGVGHALIGHLEEHARAAGCHELNLDSGTHRTGAHRFYLRERFDIVAFHFTRPLTAPEDAS from the coding sequence ATGAAGATCATCGACCTCGAACCCGGCGACCCCCGGCTGGAGAACGACCTCCTGCCCGTTCTCGCCGAGCTCCGCCCCCACCTCACCCCGGAACTCTTCCGCGAGGTCTACGAGGCCGGACACCCCCAGGGGCTGCGCTTCAGCGCCGCCTACTCGGACGAGGGCCGCTGCGTCGGCGCGGCCGGCTGGCGGATCGTCATCAACACCAGCTCCCTGCGCAAGCTCTACGTCGACGATCTCGTGACCGCCGCCGCCACCCGCTCCACCGGGGTCGGCCACGCGCTCATTGGTCATCTGGAGGAGCACGCCCGCGCCGCCGGCTGCCACGAGCTCAACCTGGACTCCGGCACCCACCGCACCGGAGCCCACCGCTTCTACCTGCGCGAGCGCTTCGACATCGTGGCCTTCCACTTCACCCGGCCGCTCACCGCACCGGAAGACGCTTCCTAA
- a CDS encoding GNAT family N-acetyltransferase, whose protein sequence is MDTDTTSPVRLEPWSEADAGLLRALNAPELMEHLGGPESEEQLVRRHRRYVDLSADDTGAGRMFRIVLLPEEAVVGSIGFWVRTGDGEPVYETGWAVLPGFQGRGVASAATRAVAEEARAAGLHRHLHAFPSTENAASNAVCRKAGFELLGERDFEYPPGHTMVCNDWHLDLEKPGREAP, encoded by the coding sequence ATGGACACCGACACCACCTCGCCCGTACGGCTCGAACCCTGGTCCGAGGCCGACGCCGGCCTGCTGCGCGCCCTGAACGCACCGGAGCTGATGGAGCACCTGGGCGGCCCGGAGAGCGAGGAGCAGCTCGTCCGGCGCCACCGGCGGTACGTGGACCTGAGCGCCGACGACACGGGCGCGGGGCGGATGTTCCGGATCGTGCTGCTGCCGGAGGAGGCCGTGGTGGGCAGCATCGGCTTCTGGGTGCGGACCGGCGACGGCGAGCCGGTGTACGAGACCGGGTGGGCCGTGCTGCCGGGCTTCCAGGGCCGGGGCGTGGCGAGCGCCGCCACGCGCGCGGTGGCCGAGGAGGCCCGGGCGGCGGGCCTCCATCGCCATCTGCACGCGTTCCCGTCGACGGAGAACGCCGCTTCGAACGCGGTGTGCCGCAAGGCGGGTTTCGAGCTGCTCGGTGAGCGGGACTTCGAGTACCCGCCGGGGCACACGATGGTCTGCAACGACTGGCACCTCGACCTGGAGAAGCCGGGCCGGGAGGCGCCCTAG
- a CDS encoding helix-turn-helix domain-containing protein: protein MSDSAPRRDTRGIVDPAELLTHVRFRRHTPAPELRPYLEHYWLIDWELPEPYATHVVPHPSVNIVFQRYGAIGAPSAEANASAEVAGVGLGLFTQKLTEAGRVCGVQFRPGGFRPFAPAWPVSNWTGRRVPLAEVFPDRDDDDPLSAVLSPATDHARVAALDAFLLAHGPAPDPAAHRAMELVDLVRGDRTIRKVAQLSSATGLSARSLQRLFATQVGVGPKWVILRYRIHEALERAEAAESTDTPDWAALAAELGYSDQAHLVRDFTATVGVPPTAYARGLSVP from the coding sequence ATGTCGGACTCCGCTCCCCGCCGGGACACCCGCGGCATCGTCGACCCCGCCGAACTGCTCACCCACGTCCGCTTCCGCCGCCACACCCCGGCGCCGGAGCTGCGGCCCTATCTGGAGCACTACTGGCTGATCGACTGGGAGCTGCCGGAGCCGTACGCGACCCATGTCGTCCCCCACCCGTCGGTGAACATCGTCTTCCAGCGGTACGGGGCGATCGGCGCCCCGTCGGCGGAGGCGAACGCCTCCGCCGAGGTCGCCGGGGTCGGGCTCGGCCTGTTCACCCAGAAGCTGACGGAGGCGGGCCGGGTCTGCGGGGTGCAGTTCCGGCCCGGCGGCTTCCGCCCCTTCGCGCCCGCGTGGCCGGTGTCGAACTGGACGGGCCGCCGGGTCCCCCTGGCCGAGGTCTTCCCGGACCGGGACGACGACGACCCGCTGTCCGCCGTCCTCTCCCCCGCCACCGACCACGCGCGCGTGGCGGCACTCGACGCCTTCCTCCTCGCCCACGGCCCCGCCCCCGACCCGGCCGCCCACCGGGCCATGGAACTCGTGGACCTGGTCCGGGGCGACCGCACGATCCGCAAGGTGGCCCAGCTGTCCTCTGCGACGGGCCTGTCGGCGCGCTCGCTCCAGCGCCTCTTCGCGACCCAGGTCGGCGTCGGCCCGAAATGGGTGATCCTGCGCTACCGCATCCACGAGGCCCTGGAGCGCGCCGAGGCCGCGGAGAGCACGGACACCCCGGACTGGGCGGCACTGGCGGCGGAGCTTGGCTACAGCGACCAGGCGCATCTCGTACGGGACTTCACGGCGACCGTCGGGGTGCCGCCGACGGCGTACGCCCGTGGACTGTCGGTGCCCTGA
- a CDS encoding TIGR03086 family metal-binding protein, translated as MTNQDPPRIGDLLRSAASRATPLVRDIDDASLGAPTPCAEYDVRALLNHLLGVVVHFQALAAKQAADLDSTKDWLAEAAWRDRFEIEAGKLVEAWSVPGAEEGTTGGMGMPARTVGSMVLLDLTVHAWDLARATGRSFAPDPAVVEGLVEEVERMAPMARKMSVFGEAVDLPADATAFERLLATTGRDPRAWETREV; from the coding sequence ATGACGAACCAGGACCCGCCCCGCATCGGTGATCTGCTCCGCAGTGCCGCCAGCCGTGCCACGCCGCTGGTCAGGGACATCGACGACGCCTCGCTGGGTGCGCCCACGCCCTGCGCCGAGTACGACGTCCGCGCCCTGCTGAATCATCTCCTCGGCGTCGTCGTGCACTTCCAGGCGCTCGCCGCCAAGCAGGCCGCCGATCTCGACTCCACCAAGGACTGGCTCGCCGAGGCCGCATGGCGGGACCGCTTCGAGATCGAGGCCGGGAAGCTCGTCGAGGCCTGGTCGGTGCCCGGTGCCGAGGAGGGCACCACCGGGGGCATGGGGATGCCCGCGCGGACCGTCGGATCCATGGTGCTGCTCGACCTGACCGTGCACGCCTGGGACCTGGCCCGTGCCACCGGGCGGAGCTTCGCACCCGACCCGGCCGTGGTCGAGGGGCTCGTCGAGGAGGTGGAGCGGATGGCGCCCATGGCCCGGAAGATGAGCGTCTTCGGGGAGGCCGTCGACCTGCCCGCCGACGCCACCGCCTTCGAGCGGCTGCTCGCGACGACGGGCCGTGACCCGCGCGCCTGGGAGACCCGAGAGGTCTGA
- a CDS encoding ABC transporter substrate-binding protein, with product MSGAQAWGFTDDRGTELGAARVPRRVIAYVRAGAALCDLGVTPVAVYGSGHDGEVLDPAKEGGLRAAAVTYLGPGRVLDEGLLRELRPDVIVDVTYDGKSPYALDEAVAERLGVPLVALSVGNELTLPAILDRFGALAVSLGAAPPAETPAASPAESPAAPPVETPAEGSPAELRAAEDALREVAARSGFAVLALSGAGPDQVHLARPLAWPELARLAELGVRLVDPGPGPGANWLTGDWDRAADLRPDLVLFDSRAHATAPDGALSGARLTPWNPETPPSPAAYARFFRALAEALAG from the coding sequence ATGTCCGGGGCACAGGCATGGGGATTCACGGACGACAGGGGTACGGAGCTGGGGGCGGCCCGGGTGCCGCGGCGGGTGATCGCGTACGTACGGGCCGGAGCCGCCCTGTGTGACCTGGGCGTGACGCCGGTCGCCGTGTACGGCTCGGGCCACGACGGCGAGGTCCTCGATCCGGCGAAGGAGGGCGGGCTGCGGGCGGCCGCGGTGACGTACCTCGGGCCGGGCCGGGTCCTGGACGAGGGACTGCTGCGCGAGCTCCGGCCGGACGTGATCGTCGACGTGACCTATGACGGGAAGAGCCCCTACGCGCTCGACGAGGCCGTCGCCGAACGGCTGGGGGTGCCGCTCGTCGCACTCTCGGTCGGCAACGAGCTCACCCTGCCGGCGATCCTCGACCGCTTCGGCGCGCTGGCGGTGAGCCTGGGGGCCGCGCCGCCCGCCGAGACGCCCGCAGCGTCGCCGGCCGAGTCGCCCGCCGCGCCGCCCGTCGAAACCCCCGCCGAGGGTTCCCCGGCCGAGCTCCGGGCCGCCGAGGACGCGCTCCGGGAGGTGGCCGCCCGGTCCGGGTTCGCCGTGCTCGCGCTCTCCGGGGCCGGGCCCGACCAGGTGCATCTGGCCCGGCCGCTCGCCTGGCCCGAGCTGGCGAGACTCGCCGAGCTGGGCGTCCGGCTCGTCGACCCGGGTCCCGGGCCCGGGGCGAACTGGCTCACCGGGGACTGGGACCGCGCCGCCGATCTCCGTCCCGACCTGGTCCTCTTCGACAGCCGGGCCCACGCCACGGCGCCGGACGGGGCCCTGTCCGGAGCCCGGCTCACGCCCTGGAACCCGGAGACCCCGCCCAGCCCGGCCGCCTACGCGCGCTTCTTCCGCGCCCTGGCCGAGGCGCTCGCGGGCTGA
- a CDS encoding MerR family transcriptional regulator, producing MAGEPMQIGEVAARTELSLRTIRQYEDSGLVVPSAASPGGFPLYTDADVSRLMVVRRMKPLGFTLDETRELLTAVDLLAAERAGTDTELDPDERAVLVARVRGYEQAAAERVAELRAQLSRAEEFADSLRRTRLTATPA from the coding sequence ATGGCCGGCGAGCCCATGCAGATCGGCGAGGTCGCCGCACGGACCGAACTGTCCCTGCGCACCATCCGGCAGTACGAGGACAGCGGCCTGGTGGTCCCGTCCGCGGCCTCGCCGGGCGGCTTCCCGCTCTACACGGACGCGGACGTGTCCCGGCTGATGGTGGTCCGCCGGATGAAGCCGCTCGGCTTCACCCTCGACGAGACGCGCGAACTCCTCACGGCCGTGGACCTGCTCGCCGCCGAGCGCGCGGGCACGGACACCGAGCTCGACCCGGACGAGCGGGCCGTGCTCGTGGCCCGCGTCCGCGGCTACGAGCAGGCCGCCGCGGAGCGGGTCGCCGAACTGCGGGCCCAGCTCTCCCGCGCGGAGGAGTTCGCCGACTCCCTCCGCCGCACCCGCCTCACCGCGACCCCGGCCTGA